One stretch of Arachis duranensis cultivar V14167 chromosome 1, aradu.V14167.gnm2.J7QH, whole genome shotgun sequence DNA includes these proteins:
- the LOC107479414 gene encoding B3 domain-containing protein Os01g0234100-like: MVDRMVKKEVEQHDEQTVTLGFYGDEQAQRRFSINMMVTNGEAQKFASSMKATTAEATSSRGEAKSSAVIRAEEIRSSLQGEYPSFVKSLVRSHVASCFWMGLPVAFCKKHLADKDTTMTLEDEYGKEYKMKYIACKTGLSAGWRQFSAVHKLQEGDVLVFQLVEPAKFKIYIVRADNLREVDGALSLMNLDSYARQKQREKENPENDALDASITKKKPGKSVAIDVQKKKASKPGHKSVQPAQSENDSEEAVSEVFEGFRTLDFKDVKGFENFSIIVDGVVLDAEFSTEVRNKYYKLCYSQRAFLHENLTRGLNYKLVVGIITETVNIADAIKVSVLATPRFDFSNWDKTLLAFEHMGMNVEFLRVKLRRLVSIAYETDDALETRRYFQYKNQHSRADEEIKNMESKLEDLKGACKDFSAYIKSLKQKAETHQNKFQKEVAAPW, encoded by the exons ATGGTGGATAGGATGGTGAAGAAGGAGGTTGAACAACATGATGAACAAACTGTGACTCTGGGTTTCTATGGAGACGAGCAAGCTCAACGGAGGTTTTCTATAAACATGATG GTCACAAATGGCGAGGCACAAAAATTTGCAag CTCTATGAAGGCTACAACAGCAGAAGCAACATCCTCTCGTGGTGAGGCTAAGTCATCTGCTGTAATTCGAGCAGAAGAGATCCGATCGAGTTTGCAAGGCGAATACCCGAGTTTTGTGAAGTCATTAGTGAGATCACATGTTGCTAGTTGTTTCTGGATG GGTCTGCCTGTGGCATTCTGTAAGAAGCACTTGGCAGATAAGGATACAACGATGACTTTGGAAGATGAATATGGCAAAGAATACAAGATGAAGTACATCGCATGCAAAACGGGATTGAGCGCAGGTTGGAGACAGTTTTCTGCTGTGCATAAGTTGCAGGAGGGTGACGTCTTGGTCTTCCAGTTAGTTGAACCTGCCAAGTTTAAG ATTTATATAGTAAGAGCAGATAATTTAAGGGAAGTAGATGGGGCCCTTTCGCTCATGAATCTAGACAGTTATGCAAGACAAAAGCAGAGAG AGAAAGAAAACCCAGAGAATGATGCTTTAGATGCTAGTATTACAAAGAAGAAACCCGGAAAATCTGTTGCAATTGACGTCCAAAAGAAAAAGGCATCAAAGCCAGGACATAAATCTGTGCAACCGGCGCAATCCGAAAACGATAGCGAAGAAGCAGTTTCAGAAGTATTTGAAGGGTTTAGAACGCTTGACTTCAAAGATGTCAAAGGATTTGAAAACTTTAGCATCATAGTGGATGGTGTGGTATTAGATGCCGAGTTCTCTACCGAGGTTAGAAACAAATACTACAAACTATGTTATAGCCAACGTGCTTTTCTTCATGAGAACCTCACCAGGGGGTTGAACTATAAGCTAGTTGTTGGAATCATAACGGAGACTGTAAACATTGCGGACGCCATAAAAGTTAGCGTGCTAGCTACGCCACGATTCGACTTCTCGAATTGGGACAAAACCCTGCTTGCCTTTGAGCATATGGGCATGAATGTTGAGTTCTTGAGAGTGAAGTTGCGGCGATTGGTGAGCATTGCATATGAGACTGATGATGCCTTAGAAACTAGGAGATACTTCCAGTATAAAAATCAACACTCAAGAGCAGATGAGGAAATAAAGAATATGGAGTCCAAGCTGGAAGATTTGAAAGGAGCTTGTAAGGATTTTAGTGCTTACATTAAGAGTTTGAAGCAAAAAGCTGAAACTCATCAAAACAAGTTTCAGAAAGAGGTTGCTGCTCCTTGGTGA